A single genomic interval of Arthrobacter sp. NicSoilB8 harbors:
- the fdxA gene encoding ferredoxin has protein sequence MTYVIAQPCVDVKDKACIEECPVDCIYEGERSLYIHPSECVDCGACDPVCPVEAIYYADDVPDEWADYVRANAEFFEELGSPLGASVLGNLHRDHPVVAAATAAPATAGAAG, from the coding sequence ATGACGTACGTGATCGCGCAGCCCTGCGTGGATGTGAAGGACAAGGCGTGCATCGAGGAATGCCCGGTGGACTGCATCTATGAAGGCGAACGCTCGCTCTACATCCACCCGTCCGAGTGTGTGGACTGCGGCGCCTGCGATCCCGTGTGCCCGGTCGAGGCCATCTACTACGCGGACGACGTCCCGGACGAATGGGCCGACTACGTCCGGGCCAACGCGGAGTTCTTCGAGGAGCTGGGGTCACCGCTTGGCGCCTCGGTCCTCGGGAACCTGCACCGCGACCACCCAGTGGTGGCGGCGGCAACGGCTGCACCGGCAACGGCAGGGGCCGCCGGCTGA
- a CDS encoding cupin domain-containing protein, with amino-acid sequence MANESVTGSSPAGTSVLLATVGNKVRNMRKDKGMTLAKLSEVTGLSPAIVSQIERGLANPSFTTLAQLAHGLDIPVGKFFLGQEETRSPVVRKAERRNLKGVTKKSVGEAVYELLTPDLNGALEAQWIVSPPGHDTSATPFRHSGEEFGIILSGRKDIFLDGECYTLEEGDSITFSSDTPHWYKNSYEEVCVAIWVNAPHAW; translated from the coding sequence ATGGCCAACGAAAGCGTCACGGGATCTTCCCCTGCCGGCACGAGCGTCCTTCTTGCCACTGTAGGCAACAAGGTCCGCAACATGCGCAAGGACAAAGGGATGACCCTTGCCAAGCTCTCGGAAGTCACCGGCCTCAGCCCGGCGATCGTAAGCCAGATCGAACGCGGCCTGGCCAATCCGTCTTTCACCACTCTGGCGCAGCTGGCGCACGGCCTGGACATTCCGGTGGGGAAGTTCTTCCTCGGACAGGAAGAAACCAGGTCGCCCGTGGTCCGCAAGGCCGAGCGGCGAAACCTCAAAGGCGTTACCAAGAAGTCTGTGGGTGAGGCGGTCTATGAACTGCTCACCCCGGACCTCAACGGTGCGCTGGAGGCGCAATGGATCGTGAGTCCGCCAGGCCACGACACCAGTGCCACTCCTTTCCGGCACAGCGGCGAGGAATTCGGCATCATCCTCTCCGGCCGGAAGGACATCTTCCTGGACGGAGAGTGCTACACCCTGGAGGAAGGCGATTCGATCACCTTCTCTTCGGATACGCCTCACTGGTACAAGAACAGCTACGAAGAGGTCTGCGTAGCGATCTGGGTTAACGCACCTCACGCGTGGTGA
- a CDS encoding serine hydrolase domain-containing protein has translation MSVAWIRPSPRRLTAAVAAVVLTAAVGGCSPRPATPAQPLPPDSGYRAVLEEFSRRMLDDGAPAVLIQVRVGGDEWSAAYGVRNLDGGSRAEATDPVHVGGITKSMVAVCVLKLAEEGRIQLDTPVSAYLPDFDRVTHAPGPVTVRQLLQHRSGMPSVDGPLYDPATVQQALTTKVSLADLLAMAGRISWQAKLAQGFEYSNSNYIALALIVERLRGRPIGEVIRTDIIEPLGLTGTSMTAAGPPPSSMVHGYITLDRRQLDVTYPAAQIDNAAGGMVSSVADVNTFYRALLQDRLLKADTITQMQSPLYARYGLGVVRWNDLCTNDFYYGHPGDVPGYGTIAMTSADGTRQLTMAVAFPPEPLQSGAPRILQEMQAIAEDTLNATCQAAPSGPVQAAAGRPARHASGSVTNSVKSSVTNSAKSSATNSVTLRQESLGQ, from the coding sequence ATGTCGGTGGCCTGGATTCGCCCTTCACCCCGCCGGCTCACGGCCGCGGTCGCCGCCGTCGTGCTCACCGCGGCCGTGGGCGGGTGCAGTCCCAGGCCGGCAACGCCGGCCCAGCCGCTCCCGCCCGATTCCGGCTACCGGGCGGTGCTCGAAGAGTTCAGCAGGAGGATGCTCGACGACGGCGCCCCCGCCGTGCTCATCCAGGTCCGGGTAGGCGGGGACGAATGGTCCGCGGCGTACGGTGTCCGGAACCTGGACGGCGGCTCCCGGGCCGAGGCAACGGATCCTGTCCACGTCGGCGGCATCACCAAATCCATGGTGGCGGTCTGCGTGCTGAAGCTGGCCGAGGAGGGCCGGATCCAGCTGGACACGCCGGTCAGCGCCTATCTGCCGGACTTCGACCGGGTCACCCACGCTCCGGGACCCGTCACCGTCCGCCAACTCTTGCAGCACCGCTCCGGGATGCCGTCCGTTGACGGGCCGCTGTACGATCCCGCCACCGTGCAGCAGGCCCTGACCACCAAAGTCAGCCTGGCCGACCTGCTGGCCATGGCCGGCCGGATCTCGTGGCAGGCGAAGCTGGCCCAGGGCTTTGAGTACTCTAACTCGAACTACATTGCCCTGGCGCTGATCGTCGAACGCCTGCGCGGACGGCCGATCGGCGAGGTGATCCGCACCGACATCATCGAGCCGCTCGGGCTGACCGGGACCTCGATGACGGCGGCCGGGCCTCCGCCGTCGTCCATGGTCCACGGCTACATCACGCTGGACCGCAGGCAGCTCGATGTCACGTATCCGGCGGCCCAGATCGACAACGCCGCCGGCGGCATGGTGTCCTCCGTGGCGGACGTGAACACCTTCTACCGTGCCCTGCTGCAGGACCGGCTGCTCAAGGCCGATACGATCACGCAGATGCAGAGCCCGCTCTACGCCAGGTACGGCCTCGGCGTGGTCCGCTGGAACGACCTCTGCACGAACGACTTCTACTATGGCCATCCCGGCGACGTCCCCGGCTACGGCACCATCGCCATGACCAGCGCCGACGGAACCCGGCAGCTCACCATGGCGGTGGCATTCCCGCCGGAACCGCTCCAGTCCGGCGCCCCGCGCATCCTGCAGGAAATGCAGGCCATCGCGGAGGACACTCTCAACGCCACGTGCCAGGCCGCGCCCTCAGGGCCCGTCCAGGCTGCCGCCGGCCGTCCGGCCCGCCACGCGTCCGGCTCCGTGACAAACTCTGTGAAAAGCTCTGTGACAAACTCTGCGAAAAGCTCTGCGACAAACTCTGTGACACTCCGGCAAGAGTCACTGGGACAATAG
- a CDS encoding dihydrodipicolinate synthase family protein has protein sequence MRESLTPGVWGVVATPFQGSSLDVDLDSLAGLVERYEAIGATGLTVLGVFGEAAALTSGERAHVLETAVECTELPLVVGVTALATRPAIEEVLAAQAVAGERLAAVMVQANSPRADTVIRHLDAIHRATGAKVVLQDYPLASGVSITAQSLITVVQACSFVTAVKAEAPPTSVAIGQLTAALDVSVFGGLGGQGLLDELLAGAAGAMTGFSYPEALIACVRAWQSDGYEAARDALLPYLPLINFEQQARIALAVRKECLRQRGLIADAGVRTPASPFPEVLRPALLAHLAEAAQALESGAATTPALTTAGRN, from the coding sequence ATGCGGGAGTCACTGACACCCGGAGTGTGGGGCGTCGTCGCCACACCATTCCAAGGCAGCAGCCTGGACGTGGACCTGGACAGCCTGGCCGGGCTCGTGGAACGCTACGAGGCCATCGGCGCCACCGGCCTGACCGTCCTGGGCGTGTTCGGCGAAGCCGCCGCGCTCACCTCCGGGGAACGCGCGCACGTGCTGGAAACCGCCGTCGAATGCACCGAACTGCCGCTGGTAGTGGGCGTGACGGCGCTGGCCACCCGGCCGGCCATCGAGGAAGTCCTCGCCGCCCAGGCCGTCGCCGGCGAGCGCCTGGCCGCCGTTATGGTCCAGGCCAACTCGCCCCGGGCGGACACGGTGATCCGCCATCTGGACGCCATCCACCGCGCCACCGGCGCCAAGGTGGTCCTGCAGGACTACCCGCTCGCCAGCGGCGTCAGCATCACCGCCCAGTCCCTGATCACCGTGGTGCAGGCCTGCAGCTTCGTCACCGCGGTCAAGGCCGAGGCGCCGCCCACGTCCGTGGCGATCGGACAGCTGACCGCAGCCCTCGACGTCTCCGTGTTCGGCGGCCTCGGCGGACAGGGGCTGCTGGACGAGCTCCTGGCCGGCGCCGCCGGGGCCATGACCGGCTTCTCCTACCCCGAGGCGCTCATCGCCTGCGTCCGGGCATGGCAGTCCGATGGCTACGAGGCCGCCCGCGATGCCCTGCTGCCCTACCTGCCGCTGATCAACTTCGAGCAGCAGGCACGGATCGCCCTGGCGGTCCGCAAGGAATGCCTGCGCCAACGCGGACTGATCGCCGACGCCGGTGTCCGGACTCCGGCGTCGCCGTTCCCGGAGGTCCTCCGGCCGGCCCTGCTGGCCCACCTCGCCGAGGCGGCACAGGCCCTGGAATCCGGTGCGGCAACGACGCCGGCCCTCACGACGGCGGGGAGGAACTGA
- a CDS encoding CoA transferase → MSTVIEDLLSGTTTGTTAAPAPESAGTPLPLDGIKIVDFTQVFMGPSCTQLLGDYGADIIKVERPGAGDISRNSFPDKDGQDNPIFLSINRNKRSISVDTRTGEGKDVLRRLLADADVVVSNFRSGVMERMGFGYEDLKAENPGIIWASGTGFGPVGPYSHKGGQDAIAQAYSGVMWRRESEDMKPSIYPTTLCDYITGMHLMQGILLALRTRESAGVGQKVEVTMYDSMLHLQMQEACMQLNRGYEVNWGAMPLSGVFETTDGAVCMVGGFTPDPLARISEALGLDEDLTQRPEFATLEEQFRHKPALQAIFRERIATNTTEYWTGQLEDKGLLNAPVHTLEQTLADAQTHANGMIVEAEHPGVGTVKMLNAPIRLSATPPSIRRVAPRLGEHNVEVLLENGFDAEAIERLQQLGVLR, encoded by the coding sequence ATGAGCACCGTCATCGAGGACCTGCTGTCAGGCACAACAACCGGCACGACGGCGGCGCCCGCACCTGAATCTGCCGGCACCCCGCTGCCGCTGGACGGCATCAAGATCGTCGACTTCACCCAGGTGTTCATGGGCCCGTCCTGCACCCAGCTGCTGGGCGACTACGGCGCGGACATCATCAAGGTGGAGCGCCCGGGCGCCGGGGACATCTCCCGCAACTCGTTCCCGGACAAGGACGGCCAGGACAACCCGATCTTCCTGTCCATCAACCGGAACAAGCGCAGCATCTCCGTGGACACCCGCACCGGCGAGGGCAAGGACGTGCTCCGCCGGCTGCTGGCCGACGCCGACGTGGTGGTCAGCAACTTCCGCTCCGGCGTCATGGAGCGGATGGGCTTCGGCTACGAGGACCTCAAAGCGGAGAACCCGGGCATCATCTGGGCCTCCGGCACGGGCTTCGGCCCGGTGGGCCCGTACTCCCACAAGGGCGGCCAGGACGCGATCGCGCAGGCCTACTCCGGTGTGATGTGGCGGCGCGAGTCGGAGGACATGAAGCCCTCCATCTACCCCACCACGCTCTGCGACTACATCACCGGCATGCACCTCATGCAGGGCATCCTGCTGGCACTGCGCACCCGGGAATCCGCCGGTGTGGGGCAGAAGGTGGAGGTGACCATGTACGACTCCATGCTGCACCTGCAGATGCAGGAGGCGTGCATGCAGCTCAACCGCGGCTACGAGGTCAACTGGGGCGCCATGCCGCTGAGCGGCGTCTTTGAAACCACCGACGGCGCCGTCTGCATGGTGGGCGGCTTCACCCCGGACCCGCTGGCCCGCATCTCCGAGGCCCTCGGCCTGGACGAGGACCTCACGCAGCGTCCCGAGTTCGCCACCCTCGAGGAGCAGTTCAGGCACAAGCCGGCACTGCAGGCGATCTTCCGCGAGCGCATCGCCACCAACACCACCGAGTACTGGACCGGCCAGCTGGAGGACAAGGGACTGCTCAACGCCCCCGTGCACACCCTGGAACAGACCCTCGCCGACGCGCAAACGCACGCCAACGGCATGATCGTCGAGGCCGAACACCCCGGCGTCGGCACCGTGAAAATGCTCAACGCCCCCATCCGGCTCTCCGCGACACCGCCCAGCATCCGCCGGGTGGCCCCGCGGCTCGGCGAACACAACGTCGAGGTCCTGCTGGAGAACGGGTTCGACGCCGAGGCCATCGAGCGCCTGCAACAGCTGGGAGTGCTCCGGTGA
- a CDS encoding enoyl-CoA hydratase-related protein: MSAVTEAAKTASVPVDEVTLTVENHVATVVIDRQHVLNAVDGRAQARLNEIWDQLEADPDVRAVVITGAGTRAFCVGADMSAAAVDKTGLQYWAGLDPNGFGGLSLRTTLDVPVIAKVNGYALGGGMEIVLGADIVVAADSARFGLTEPRVGRLALDGGIHQLVRRIPYTQAMGMLLTGRKAEAAEMQSMGLVNEVVPAEELDAAVQRWLDAILACAPTSVRAVKQMVTRTAHLTATEARGLRLPALMAALDSADSAEGVRAFREKRPPVWPGH, encoded by the coding sequence GTGAGCGCCGTGACAGAAGCGGCGAAGACCGCCTCCGTTCCAGTGGACGAAGTGACCCTGACCGTCGAGAACCACGTCGCCACGGTGGTCATCGACCGCCAGCACGTCCTCAACGCCGTCGACGGCCGCGCCCAGGCCCGGCTCAACGAGATCTGGGACCAGCTCGAGGCCGATCCCGACGTCCGCGCGGTGGTCATCACCGGCGCCGGGACCCGCGCCTTCTGCGTCGGGGCGGACATGTCCGCCGCCGCCGTGGACAAGACCGGCCTGCAGTACTGGGCCGGGCTGGATCCCAACGGCTTCGGCGGGCTCAGCCTGCGCACCACGCTGGACGTTCCCGTGATCGCCAAGGTCAACGGCTACGCGCTCGGCGGCGGCATGGAAATCGTGCTGGGCGCGGACATTGTGGTCGCCGCGGACAGCGCCCGGTTCGGGCTGACGGAACCGCGCGTGGGGCGTCTGGCGCTCGACGGCGGCATCCACCAGCTGGTGCGCCGGATCCCGTACACCCAGGCGATGGGCATGCTCCTGACCGGGCGGAAGGCCGAGGCGGCGGAAATGCAGTCGATGGGCCTGGTCAACGAGGTGGTCCCCGCGGAGGAGCTCGACGCCGCGGTGCAGCGCTGGCTGGACGCGATCCTCGCCTGTGCCCCCACCTCCGTCCGGGCCGTCAAGCAGATGGTCACCCGGACCGCGCACCTGACCGCCACCGAGGCCCGCGGGCTCCGGCTCCCGGCCCTCATGGCCGCGCTGGACAGCGCGGACTCGGCCGAGGGCGTGCGCGCCTTCCGGGAGAAGCGCCCGCCGGTCTGGCCCGGACATTAG
- a CDS encoding aldehyde dehydrogenase family protein produces the protein MTSTATDLSTATETPTERDLITARHLINGAWLGQADTGRMNPARPGELAALSPSGTAADVDAAISAATAAQPAWAALPAPARGAILMAAGDLLLERQAAIAGDLVREEGKTFAEAKGEVKRASDVLRFFGSLGWAATGEVLPSGLPDTTITTRREPLGVVGLITPWNFPIAIPAWKSAPALISGNAVVIKPAELTPLSATHLARALQDAGLPAGVFNVVHGKGRVVGDALARDPRIAGLSFTGSTSVGLGLQEILNARRARVQLEMGGKNGVLVLDDADPRKAAKVVAAGAFGLTGQACTATSRVYVTPGVREDFLAALTEEAAAYTPGDGLGRDGSGGAAMGAVVSRQQFEQNQAAVRTAVERGATLLHGAYDGGADAGFLFPAAILTDLPFDDAAVTEEIFGPVVAVLEVPDYEAGLAAINDSRYGLTAGICTDSLALATDFAARAQAGVIKVNRPTAGLDLNVPFGGVKDSSTNTFREQGKSALDFFTWGKTVYTGV, from the coding sequence ATGACTTCCACGGCAACAGACCTCTCCACTGCAACCGAGACCCCCACCGAGCGGGACCTCATCACCGCCCGGCACCTCATCAACGGCGCATGGCTCGGCCAGGCGGACACCGGACGCATGAACCCCGCCCGCCCCGGCGAACTCGCAGCCCTCTCCCCCAGCGGCACCGCGGCCGACGTCGACGCCGCCATCAGCGCCGCCACCGCCGCCCAGCCGGCCTGGGCCGCCCTGCCCGCCCCCGCCCGCGGCGCCATCCTCATGGCCGCCGGCGACCTCCTGCTGGAACGCCAGGCCGCGATCGCCGGTGACCTCGTCCGCGAGGAGGGCAAGACCTTCGCCGAGGCCAAGGGCGAGGTCAAGCGCGCCTCCGACGTGCTGCGCTTCTTCGGCTCGCTCGGCTGGGCCGCCACCGGCGAGGTGCTGCCCAGCGGCCTGCCGGACACCACCATCACCACCCGGCGCGAGCCGCTCGGCGTCGTCGGCCTCATCACGCCGTGGAACTTCCCCATCGCCATCCCGGCGTGGAAGTCCGCCCCGGCGCTGATTAGCGGCAACGCCGTGGTCATCAAGCCGGCCGAGCTCACCCCGCTCTCCGCCACGCACCTGGCCCGCGCCCTGCAGGACGCCGGGCTGCCCGCCGGCGTGTTCAACGTGGTCCACGGCAAGGGCCGCGTGGTGGGCGACGCCCTGGCCCGCGACCCGCGCATCGCCGGGCTGTCCTTCACCGGCTCCACCAGCGTGGGCCTGGGACTGCAGGAGATCCTGAACGCCCGCCGCGCCCGGGTCCAGCTCGAAATGGGCGGCAAGAACGGCGTCCTGGTCCTGGACGACGCCGATCCCCGCAAGGCCGCCAAGGTGGTCGCCGCCGGCGCGTTCGGGCTCACCGGCCAGGCCTGCACCGCGACCTCCCGCGTCTACGTCACCCCCGGCGTCCGCGAGGACTTCCTCGCCGCCCTCACCGAGGAAGCCGCCGCCTACACCCCCGGCGACGGCCTCGGCCGTGACGGCTCGGGCGGCGCCGCCATGGGTGCCGTCGTGAGCCGCCAGCAGTTCGAACAGAACCAGGCGGCGGTGCGTACCGCCGTCGAACGCGGCGCCACCCTGCTCCACGGGGCGTACGACGGCGGCGCGGACGCCGGCTTCCTGTTCCCGGCCGCCATCCTCACGGACCTGCCCTTCGACGACGCCGCCGTGACGGAAGAGATCTTCGGCCCCGTGGTGGCCGTCCTCGAGGTCCCGGACTACGAGGCGGGACTCGCCGCGATCAACGATTCCCGCTACGGCCTCACCGCCGGCATCTGCACCGACTCCCTGGCGCTCGCCACCGACTTCGCCGCCCGAGCCCAGGCCGGCGTCATCAAGGTCAACCGTCCGACGGCGGGCCTGGACCTGAATGTGCCGTTCGGCGGCGTCAAGGACTCCTCCACCAACACGTTCCGCGAGCAGGGGAAGTCCGCGCTGGACTTCTTCACGTGGGGCAAGACCGTCTACACGGGTGTGTAG
- a CDS encoding MFS transporter, which translates to MTDTFVKIDVEDGRRSRLSPEVRRGLLGLGLGNTLEWYDWMVFGLLSAFIGPKFFPSQDPIAATLSALAVFAVGFAFRPLGGILLGTLADRIGRRRVMLWSIMMMAGTTLIIALCPTYEQIGAAAGVILLVCRIIQGISTGVEAPLSTAHAVELVPEGREGFVAGIISFYVNAGILLASLVSWLSSLMLGAAVMADWGWRVPFIVGAVFGFVVVYLRRTLPETMKPEELADNSAKTVWGGVRKHWLSVLAITFVVGAAQAYNYAWNTGLPTAARSGFKEDATAVFALTTVLGVVLVVGSLIISKVADGKSISKWFLITRALAIPSVFLMLMYVKPGIAGFAAVLLGGSVVLVLNMTLYNVVTSSLMPKNCRGAGTALGYGLGVALFGGTASYLLVWLQSLNASWIFPVYVAVLSALSIVFYLLARRKNGIFVGR; encoded by the coding sequence ATGACTGACACTTTCGTCAAGATTGACGTGGAGGATGGCCGGAGGTCCCGGCTCTCTCCGGAAGTGCGCCGGGGGCTCCTGGGCCTCGGACTAGGGAACACTCTGGAGTGGTACGACTGGATGGTCTTTGGCCTCCTGTCGGCTTTCATCGGGCCAAAGTTTTTCCCCTCGCAGGACCCCATCGCCGCAACGCTGAGTGCCCTGGCCGTCTTCGCCGTCGGCTTCGCCTTCCGCCCGCTGGGCGGCATCCTGCTCGGCACCCTGGCCGACAGGATCGGACGACGCCGGGTGATGCTCTGGTCCATCATGATGATGGCCGGCACCACCCTGATCATTGCCCTGTGCCCCACCTACGAGCAGATCGGTGCAGCCGCCGGCGTCATCCTGCTGGTCTGCCGCATCATCCAGGGCATCTCCACAGGTGTTGAGGCCCCGCTGTCCACCGCGCACGCCGTCGAACTCGTCCCCGAGGGACGCGAGGGCTTTGTCGCGGGCATCATTTCCTTCTACGTCAACGCAGGTATCCTGCTCGCCTCGCTGGTCAGCTGGCTGTCGAGCCTGATGCTCGGCGCGGCCGTCATGGCCGACTGGGGCTGGCGAGTGCCGTTCATCGTTGGCGCGGTCTTCGGCTTCGTCGTGGTCTACCTGCGCCGCACCCTGCCGGAAACCATGAAGCCCGAGGAGCTGGCGGACAACTCCGCCAAGACGGTCTGGGGCGGGGTGCGCAAGCACTGGCTGAGCGTACTTGCCATCACGTTCGTCGTCGGGGCGGCGCAGGCCTACAACTACGCCTGGAACACCGGCCTGCCGACGGCGGCCCGCAGCGGCTTCAAGGAAGACGCGACCGCTGTCTTCGCCCTCACCACCGTCCTCGGAGTCGTGCTGGTGGTCGGAAGCCTGATCATCAGCAAGGTTGCCGATGGCAAGTCGATTTCCAAGTGGTTCCTGATCACCCGCGCGCTGGCCATCCCGTCCGTCTTCCTGATGCTGATGTACGTCAAGCCGGGCATCGCCGGCTTCGCGGCCGTTCTCCTCGGCGGTTCGGTGGTGCTGGTCCTGAACATGACCCTGTACAACGTGGTCACCAGCTCCCTCATGCCCAAGAACTGCCGCGGCGCCGGAACTGCGCTCGGATACGGTCTGGGCGTCGCGCTCTTCGGCGGAACGGCCTCCTACCTCCTGGTCTGGCTCCAGTCGCTGAATGCGTCCTGGATCTTCCCGGTCTACGTGGCCGTCCTCTCGGCGCTCAGCATCGTCTTCTATCTGCTCGCCCGGCGGAAGAACGGCATCTTCGTCGGCCGGTAG
- a CDS encoding SDR family oxidoreductase — MDLGISGKTAFVAASTGGLGLAIARALAAEGARVAITGRRQVRAKEIVAELTEAYGPGAIAVEADLSTAEGVAAAVEQTVAELGPIDILVLNGPGPKPGAAATLGADDIAAAFEQLVKPHHALVSHILPGMRERRWGRILAVGSSGVVAPLPNLAVSNTGRAALAGYLKTLAAEVALDAVTVNMLLPGRIATDRVAELDHAAAKRRGTTPEEIQLESRKTIPARRYGEPEEFGAAAAFLCSAPASYITGVALRCDGGLIRSL; from the coding sequence ATGGATCTCGGAATCAGCGGAAAAACCGCCTTCGTGGCGGCCTCCACCGGCGGACTCGGCCTGGCCATTGCCCGCGCCCTCGCCGCCGAAGGGGCACGCGTGGCCATTACCGGACGGCGCCAGGTCCGCGCCAAGGAAATCGTCGCCGAACTGACGGAGGCCTACGGGCCGGGCGCCATCGCCGTCGAAGCGGACCTCAGCACCGCCGAAGGGGTGGCCGCCGCCGTCGAACAGACCGTGGCGGAACTGGGCCCCATCGACATCCTGGTCCTCAACGGTCCCGGGCCCAAACCCGGCGCGGCCGCCACCCTCGGCGCCGACGACATCGCCGCCGCCTTCGAACAGCTCGTCAAACCGCACCACGCCCTGGTCTCGCACATCCTGCCGGGCATGCGGGAACGGCGCTGGGGACGGATCCTGGCCGTCGGCTCGAGCGGCGTCGTGGCACCGCTGCCCAACCTGGCCGTGTCCAACACCGGCCGCGCCGCGTTGGCCGGCTACCTCAAGACCCTCGCCGCCGAGGTCGCCCTCGACGCCGTCACGGTCAACATGCTCCTGCCCGGCCGCATCGCCACGGACCGGGTGGCGGAACTCGACCACGCCGCCGCCAAGCGCCGCGGCACCACACCCGAGGAAATCCAGCTCGAGTCCCGCAAGACCATCCCCGCCCGCCGCTACGGCGAACCCGAGGAATTCGGCGCCGCCGCCGCGTTCCTCTGCAGCGCCCCGGCCTCCTACATCACCGGCGTGGCCCTGCGGTGCGACGGCGGCCTGATCCGCAGCCTCTAG
- a CDS encoding DUF4383 domain-containing protein, with protein MGVGIVLIVVGILGFIPGITTHYSELRFFGPDSKALFLNLFQVSMLLNIVQLAIGAVGLTMSRTAMGARNFLMGSGLLYIVLGIYGFIVGVESAANFLSLNTMDNWAFLVMGVVMAGAGWLMTRHLEEDVKTRSSTPGT; from the coding sequence ATGGGTGTAGGTATCGTCCTAATCGTCGTAGGCATCCTGGGGTTCATCCCCGGCATCACGACGCACTACAGCGAACTAAGGTTCTTCGGGCCTGATTCCAAGGCACTGTTCCTGAACCTGTTCCAGGTGTCGATGCTGCTGAACATCGTTCAGCTCGCGATCGGTGCCGTCGGCCTGACCATGTCCCGGACCGCAATGGGCGCCCGGAATTTCCTCATGGGCTCCGGCCTGCTGTACATCGTCCTTGGCATTTACGGCTTCATCGTCGGCGTGGAATCGGCGGCCAACTTCCTGTCGCTGAACACCATGGACAATTGGGCCTTCTTGGTAATGGGCGTAGTAATGGCCGGCGCAGGCTGGCTGATGACGAGGCACCTTGAAGAAGACGTGAAGACCCGGTCATCAACCCCCGGGACCTAG
- a CDS encoding FAD-dependent oxidoreductase: MTSLNSLELSTTTADLTAPVISRSDVLVVGGGPAGVAAAVTAARSGAAVTLLERYSSLGGLASGGMVLVLDDMINGQEITVTGIVSEYVERLQKLGLAIVPPADDRKTSEELWNKWGRYGTFDFHSHTTPKPVCYAAAFDPDGWKRVSNDLVREAGVNLRLHSWFSRPIVDNGVMKGVICETKSGPQAFMADIVIDTTGDIDVASRAGASYIKDSYLTTLVFRLGNVDTNAAEAFEQANPKEARAINRKIKRLLGGAWELWWLKTPIDGVVWCNAPHMTGFDGVDPADMTAAEFAARDRITEAVDYVRANLPGFENCYMLDVASQMGVRQTRLLEGEYVMTKDDVTQRRHFADTVARGRDYYYPYRSLLPKEVDQLLVAGRHYSATPEAQKMSREIPPCMAMGQAVGVAAALAIQNGTLVRDVSALDIQQGMRRHGADPGDVPSSNATVDVDAVVGA; encoded by the coding sequence ATGACCTCCCTGAACTCGCTGGAACTCAGCACCACGACGGCGGACCTCACCGCCCCCGTCATCTCCCGCTCCGACGTCCTCGTGGTTGGCGGCGGCCCCGCCGGCGTCGCCGCCGCCGTCACCGCGGCCCGCTCCGGCGCAGCCGTCACCTTGCTGGAGCGCTATTCCTCCCTCGGCGGCCTCGCCTCCGGCGGCATGGTCCTGGTGCTCGATGACATGATCAACGGCCAGGAAATCACGGTCACGGGCATCGTCTCCGAGTACGTCGAACGGCTCCAGAAGCTGGGCCTGGCCATCGTCCCGCCGGCCGATGACCGCAAGACCTCCGAGGAACTGTGGAACAAGTGGGGCCGCTACGGCACCTTCGACTTCCACTCCCACACCACCCCCAAGCCGGTCTGCTACGCCGCCGCCTTCGACCCGGACGGCTGGAAGCGCGTCTCCAACGACCTCGTCCGCGAGGCCGGCGTCAACCTCCGCCTGCACTCCTGGTTCTCCCGTCCGATCGTGGACAACGGCGTCATGAAGGGCGTCATCTGCGAGACCAAGTCCGGCCCGCAGGCCTTCATGGCCGACATTGTCATCGACACCACCGGCGACATCGACGTCGCCTCCCGGGCCGGCGCCAGCTACATCAAGGACAGCTACCTCACCACCCTCGTCTTCCGCCTCGGCAACGTGGACACCAACGCCGCCGAAGCCTTCGAACAGGCCAACCCGAAGGAAGCCCGCGCCATCAACCGCAAGATCAAGCGCCTCCTCGGCGGCGCCTGGGAACTGTGGTGGCTCAAGACCCCCATCGACGGCGTCGTCTGGTGCAACGCGCCCCACATGACCGGTTTCGACGGCGTGGACCCGGCGGACATGACCGCCGCCGAGTTCGCCGCCCGGGACCGGATCACCGAGGCCGTGGACTACGTCCGCGCCAACCTGCCCGGCTTCGAGAACTGCTACATGCTCGACGTCGCGTCCCAGATGGGCGTCCGGCAGACCCGCCTGCTCGAGGGCGAGTACGTCATGACCAAGGACGACGTCACGCAGCGCCGGCACTTCGCCGACACCGTGGCCCGCGGCCGCGACTACTACTACCCGTACCGCTCGCTGCTGCCCAAGGAAGTGGACCAGCTGCTCGTTGCCGGCCGCCACTACTCCGCCACCCCCGAGGCGCAGAAGATGTCCCGCGAAATCCCGCCCTGCATGGCCATGGGCCAGGCCGTCGGCGTCGCCGCCGCGCTGGCCATCCAGAACGGCACCCTGGTCCGCGACGTCTCCGCCCTGGACATCCAGCAGGGCATGCGCCGGCACGGCGCGGACCCGGGCGACGTCCCGTCGTCGAACGCCACCGTTGACGTGGACGCGGTGGTGGGGGCATGA